In Natronococcus occultus SP4, the following proteins share a genomic window:
- a CDS encoding magnesium transporter: protein MSVREEFWSIYREALPILLIALGGGLFAGLVLEGMVESVERFPGLLVMIPVFLATRGNVYGALGGRISSGLHQGLIEPKFERDQRLVNAVTASFINGIGISIVIGVITWLALLILGWEVAALYELVGIMLIAGVLTSVVLIFGLLALIFAGFKYGYDPDNLVGPIVTTLGDIFGMLFMLFAIGIVEVLI from the coding sequence ATGAGCGTACGGGAGGAGTTCTGGTCGATCTACCGCGAGGCGCTACCCATCCTGCTGATCGCCCTCGGCGGTGGCCTGTTCGCCGGCCTGGTGCTCGAGGGAATGGTCGAAAGCGTCGAACGGTTCCCCGGACTGCTGGTGATGATACCCGTCTTCCTCGCCACGCGGGGTAACGTCTACGGCGCGCTCGGGGGGCGGATCTCGAGCGGGCTCCACCAGGGACTGATCGAGCCGAAGTTCGAACGCGACCAGCGACTCGTCAACGCGGTCACCGCCTCCTTTATCAACGGGATCGGGATCTCGATCGTGATCGGCGTGATCACCTGGCTCGCGCTACTGATACTGGGCTGGGAGGTCGCCGCGCTGTACGAGCTCGTCGGGATCATGCTGATCGCCGGCGTGTTGACGTCGGTCGTGCTCATCTTCGGCCTACTGGCGCTGATCTTCGCCGGCTTCAAGTACGGCTACGATCCCGACAACCTCGTCGGCCCCATCGTGACGACGCTTGGTGACATCTTCGGGATGCTCTTTATGCTGTTCGCGATCGGCATCGTGGAGGTGCTGATCTGA
- the mgtE gene encoding magnesium transporter, which translates to MGAADDLEFHADRVSEVTDEEYVSITQETFVGPAIDKFREFEPVSDETTVYYLYVTDNAGRLVGVMSLRELLNAPEDDVVEDHMVTDLVTIDADADPEFAADEIAERDFPALPVIDDDGLLVGVLRTEDMIEVVEEEATEDILKSAGFSFADVESSRSSAILESSIPKILRLRLPWLIVALAGGLMAGGVIEQFEDTLEAVVALAFFVPVIMDMGGNVGTQASTIFVRGLALGHIDDRNAMRHFAREGLIGLLIGVIIGAIGAGAAYVWQINEPYALELATVVFVGLVSVCVVASVVGYVIPWIMNKLGFDPAAASDPLITTVKDITALLIYFGLAAVLLAELL; encoded by the coding sequence ATGGGGGCTGCTGACGACCTCGAGTTCCACGCCGACCGCGTAAGCGAGGTAACCGACGAGGAGTACGTCTCGATCACCCAGGAGACGTTCGTCGGTCCGGCGATCGACAAGTTCCGCGAGTTCGAACCGGTCTCGGACGAAACGACCGTTTACTACCTGTACGTCACCGACAACGCGGGTCGGCTCGTCGGCGTCATGTCCCTTCGGGAACTGCTCAACGCCCCCGAGGACGACGTCGTCGAGGACCACATGGTGACCGACCTCGTGACGATCGACGCCGACGCAGATCCGGAGTTCGCCGCCGACGAGATCGCCGAACGGGACTTTCCCGCCTTGCCCGTTATCGACGACGACGGCCTCCTCGTCGGCGTCCTCCGTACCGAGGACATGATCGAGGTCGTTGAGGAGGAAGCCACCGAGGACATCCTCAAGAGCGCGGGCTTTTCGTTCGCCGACGTCGAGAGCTCCCGGAGTTCGGCGATCCTCGAGTCGTCGATTCCGAAGATCCTTCGGCTGCGACTCCCGTGGCTGATCGTCGCACTCGCCGGCGGACTGATGGCTGGTGGTGTCATCGAACAGTTCGAGGACACCCTCGAGGCCGTCGTCGCGCTCGCCTTCTTCGTTCCTGTCATCATGGACATGGGCGGCAACGTCGGTACGCAGGCGTCGACGATCTTCGTTCGCGGGCTCGCGTTGGGCCATATCGACGACCGCAACGCGATGCGACACTTCGCTCGCGAGGGGCTGATCGGACTACTGATCGGGGTTATCATCGGCGCTATCGGCGCCGGTGCGGCCTACGTCTGGCAGATCAACGAGCCGTACGCCCTCGAGCTGGCGACGGTCGTCTTCGTCGGGCTCGTCTCGGTCTGTGTCGTGGCGTCGGTCGTCGGCTACGTGATCCCCTGGATCATGAACAAGCTCGGGTTCGACCCCGCGGCCGCCTCGGACCCGCTGATCACGACGGTCAAGGACATCACCGCGCTCCTGATCTACTTCGGGCTCGCGGCCGTCCTGCTGGCCGAACTGCTCTGA
- a CDS encoding universal stress protein, protein MSQQVLVPVDGSRPSRAALEYAREQFPDAELTLLYVADPMTDYSRQRAYPGYTAEDEYKSEREKGEAVLESFEETLPDALTVETTVEAGDPARTIVQYADDHGVDGIVLGSHGREGVARYLLGSVAETVVRRAAVPVTVINDHEA, encoded by the coding sequence ATGAGCCAGCAGGTTCTCGTTCCGGTCGACGGCTCCCGTCCGTCCCGGGCCGCCCTCGAGTACGCCCGCGAGCAGTTCCCCGACGCCGAGCTAACCCTGCTGTACGTCGCCGACCCGATGACCGATTACAGCCGCCAGCGCGCCTACCCGGGCTACACGGCCGAGGACGAGTACAAATCCGAACGCGAGAAGGGCGAGGCCGTCCTCGAGTCGTTCGAGGAGACGCTGCCGGACGCCCTCACGGTCGAGACGACCGTCGAAGCGGGCGATCCGGCTCGAACCATCGTTCAGTACGCCGACGACCACGGCGTCGACGGGATCGTCCTCGGCAGCCACGGACGCGAGGGCGTCGCGAGGTACCTGCTGGGAAGCGTGGCCGAAACAGTCGTTCGGCGGGCGGCCGTCCCAGTGACGGTTATCAACGACCACGAAGCCTAA
- a CDS encoding fluoride efflux transporter FluC, producing MTALESPASALAVVLVLEPVIEDGALEFEAAHLVGIGGAIGALLRYAVYEQLSDEQYPWPTLVVNVVGSFVFGAATFAGVGESAIQLIGIGICGAFTTFSSFSVQTVQLYERGDRKLAVANAAGNLALSLAAIGLAWVLVAAL from the coding sequence GTGACCGCGCTCGAGTCGCCGGCGTCGGCCCTCGCCGTCGTCCTCGTTCTCGAGCCCGTCATCGAGGACGGCGCCCTCGAGTTCGAGGCCGCTCACCTCGTCGGTATCGGCGGTGCGATCGGTGCCCTGTTGCGCTACGCCGTCTACGAGCAGCTCTCCGACGAGCAGTATCCGTGGCCGACGCTGGTCGTCAACGTCGTCGGGAGCTTCGTCTTCGGAGCGGCCACGTTCGCAGGGGTGGGTGAGTCGGCGATCCAGCTGATCGGGATCGGTATCTGCGGGGCGTTTACCACGTTCTCGTCGTTCTCGGTCCAGACGGTCCAGCTCTACGAGCGCGGGGATCGAAAGCTCGCGGTCGCGAACGCGGCGGGGAACCTCGCGCTCTCGCTCGCGGCGATCGGGCTCGCCTGGGTCCTCGTGGCCGCGCTTTAG
- a CDS encoding fluoride efflux transporter FluC, translating to MTDHPLVRLETLALIAIGGFAGSNLRFFTLGLLSDVLAVLVVNVVGSFLLGFVVYEAQYTGVVDRKARLVFTTGFLSSLTTYSTFAVQTAIAAEPWLLVGIVVANYGLGFTGVLVGRELARKIRDWRPATAGGETA from the coding sequence ATGACCGACCACCCGCTCGTCCGACTCGAGACGCTCGCACTGATCGCGATCGGCGGCTTCGCCGGTTCGAACCTCCGGTTTTTCACCCTCGGACTCCTTTCCGACGTCCTCGCCGTACTCGTCGTCAACGTCGTCGGAAGCTTCTTGCTCGGCTTCGTGGTCTATGAGGCCCAGTACACCGGCGTCGTCGACCGGAAGGCCAGGCTGGTGTTTACAACCGGCTTTCTCTCCTCGCTGACGACCTACAGCACGTTCGCGGTCCAGACCGCCATCGCCGCCGAGCCGTGGCTGCTCGTCGGCATCGTCGTCGCCAACTACGGTCTCGGCTTCACCGGGGTGCTCGTGGGACGGGAGCTCGCCCGCAAGATCCGCGACTGGCGGCCGGCGACAGCCGGCGGTGAGACGGCGTGA
- a CDS encoding cation diffusion facilitator family transporter, producing MVDEAGRDGFTRASWANVLGNAVKIVVEGAVGLAFGSVALVADAAHSIADLVASLVVLVWGRSSFEEPDDTHPHGHERIEPLTALFVGAVIALLGLNLLYESAQGVVHGVDVVFHPLLLGALAFAIVDMYLVYRYTEYINETLGSTALEALATDCLNDIYTSFAAVVGVVGVLLGHPLLDPIAGGLVSLLVIYQGVEIGRENVGYLVGASPEPTKRAEVTEILRDHPAVEGVHDLTVFYDGPVLEVEVHVEVDGDMPFRRAHDVESELVASLRGIEDVGDAHVHLDPSGIGEWKDRADR from the coding sequence ATGGTCGACGAGGCGGGACGCGACGGGTTCACGCGAGCGTCGTGGGCGAACGTCCTCGGCAACGCCGTCAAGATCGTCGTCGAGGGCGCCGTCGGACTCGCTTTCGGCAGCGTCGCGCTCGTGGCCGACGCGGCTCACTCGATCGCCGACCTCGTCGCGAGCCTCGTCGTCCTCGTCTGGGGCCGAAGCTCCTTCGAGGAGCCCGACGACACCCACCCCCACGGCCACGAGCGAATCGAACCGCTGACGGCGCTATTTGTCGGTGCGGTCATCGCCTTGCTCGGTCTCAACCTGCTGTACGAGTCCGCACAGGGGGTCGTTCACGGCGTCGACGTCGTTTTCCATCCGCTGTTGCTCGGTGCCCTCGCGTTCGCGATCGTCGATATGTATCTCGTCTACCGCTACACCGAGTACATCAACGAGACGCTCGGGTCGACCGCGCTCGAGGCGCTGGCGACGGACTGTCTGAACGATATCTACACCTCTTTCGCCGCGGTTGTCGGCGTCGTTGGCGTCCTGCTGGGCCACCCGTTGCTCGATCCGATCGCCGGCGGGCTCGTCAGCCTGCTGGTCATCTACCAGGGCGTCGAGATCGGCCGCGAGAACGTCGGCTACCTCGTCGGCGCCTCGCCGGAGCCGACGAAGCGAGCGGAGGTAACCGAGATCCTCCGGGACCACCCCGCCGTCGAGGGGGTCCACGACCTCACCGTCTTCTACGACGGGCCCGTCCTCGAGGTCGAGGTCCACGTCGAAGTCGACGGCGACATGCCGTTCCGACGGGCCCACGACGTCGAGTCGGAGCTGGTCGCCAGCCTCCGCGGGATCGAGGACGTCGGCGACGCACACGTTCATCTCGATCCCTCGGGGATCGGCGAGTGGAAGGATCGGGCCGACCGGTAG
- a CDS encoding MBL fold metallo-hydrolase, which produces MEIGDVREVTTGDCSDLYYVDTGMYETGGYGSVYIVDDERPAIVDTGIGTNYERILEALEEVGIASEDLEVIAVTHIHLDHAGGAGFLAEACPNADVYVHPIGTDHLADPSRLVAGTKAAVGDQWQYYVEPKPVPEERLVEIEDGDAIDLGDHELRVHETPGHAPHQVIFEDPANDAVFTADAAGIWVPEREEIRETSPPSNFHLERCLEDVETLKAIDPDVLCYAHFGPRYVGDDAESALEAYATVLDEWVGDVETKREELENDDAVVDHFASRSDLGDAWGEHKAGAEAAMNVRGVLGYLDHRD; this is translated from the coding sequence ATGGAAATCGGTGACGTCCGAGAGGTCACGACGGGCGACTGTTCGGACCTTTACTATGTCGATACCGGGATGTACGAGACGGGCGGGTACGGGTCCGTATACATCGTCGACGACGAGCGACCCGCGATCGTCGACACCGGGATCGGGACGAACTACGAACGGATCCTCGAGGCCCTCGAGGAGGTCGGTATCGCTTCCGAGGACCTCGAGGTCATCGCGGTAACACACATTCACCTCGATCACGCCGGCGGAGCGGGCTTTCTCGCCGAGGCGTGTCCGAACGCCGACGTCTACGTCCACCCGATCGGCACCGACCATCTCGCGGATCCCTCGCGGCTGGTCGCGGGCACGAAGGCCGCGGTCGGCGACCAGTGGCAGTACTACGTCGAGCCAAAACCCGTCCCCGAAGAGCGTCTCGTCGAGATCGAGGACGGCGACGCCATCGACCTCGGCGACCACGAGCTGCGGGTTCACGAGACTCCCGGCCACGCCCCCCACCAGGTCATCTTCGAGGATCCCGCAAACGACGCGGTGTTTACGGCCGACGCCGCAGGGATCTGGGTACCCGAACGCGAGGAGATCAGGGAGACCTCGCCCCCCTCGAACTTCCACCTCGAACGCTGTCTCGAGGACGTCGAGACCCTCAAAGCGATCGACCCCGACGTGCTCTGTTACGCTCACTTCGGCCCGCGCTACGTCGGCGACGACGCCGAGTCGGCCCTCGAGGCGTACGCGACCGTCCTCGATGAGTGGGTCGGCGACGTCGAGACGAAACGCGAGGAGCTCGAGAACGACGACGCCGTCGTCGACCACTTTGCCTCCAGATCGGATCTGGGCGACGCCTGGGGCGAGCACAAGGCCGGTGCCGAGGCCGCCATGAACGTCCGTGGCGTGCTTGGCTATCTGGACCACCGCGACTGA